The following are encoded together in the Prionailurus viverrinus isolate Anna chromosome B3, UM_Priviv_1.0, whole genome shotgun sequence genome:
- the ANKRD63 gene encoding ankyrin repeat domain-containing protein 63, with protein MLKPKDLCPRAGTRTFLEAMQAGKVHLARFVLDALDRSIIDCRAEQGRTPLMVAVGLPDPALRARFVRLLLEQGAAVNLRDERGRTALSLACERGHLDAVQLLVQFSGDPEAADSAGNSPVMWAAACGHGAVLEFLVRSFRRLGLRLDRTNRAGLTALQLAAARGHGTCVQALTGPWGRAAAAAAARGSNSDSPPGHPAPAPSPERRRPSPRRLPRPLLARFARAAGGHGHGGEAGSGGKGSGRHRAQGSDRPELGRSMSLALGAVTEEEAARLRAGALMARPQSPQSSGTGRWRSQEVLEGVPPTLVQAPIGLSPHPEGGPGSGRLGLRRRSTAPDIPSLVGEAPGPESSAELEANALPHSGPGPQPWQAGTEAMVLHSQR; from the coding sequence ATGCTCAAGCCCAAAGACCTGTGCCCCCGAGCGGGTACGCGCACCTTCCTGGAGGCCATGCAGGCGGGCAAAGTGCACCTGGCCCGCTTTGTGCTGGATGCGCTGGACCGCAGCATCATCGACTGCCGCGCAGAGCAGGGCCGCACGCCGCTCATGGTGGCGGTGGGCCTGCCGGACCCCGCGCTGCGCGCGCGCTTCGTGCGGCTACTGCTGGAGCAGGGTGCAGCAGTGAACCTGCGGGACGAGCGCGGCCGCACGGCACTCAGCCTGGCTTGCGAGCGCGGCCACCTGGACGCCGTGCAGCTGTTGGTGCAGTTCAGCGGCGACCCGGAGGCGGCCGACTCGGCGGGCAATAGCCCAGTGATGTGGGCGGCGGCGTGCGGCCATGGGGCGGTGCTCGAGTTCTTGGTGCGCTCTTTCCGCCGCCTCGGCCTGCGCCTCGACCGCACCAACCGAGCGGGTCTCACCGCGCTGCAACTGGCCGCCGCCCGCGGCCACGGGACCTGCGTGCAAGCCCTCACCGGGCCCTGGGGCcgcgcagccgccgccgccgcggcccggGGCTCCAACTCCGATAGCCCTCCTGGCCATCCGGCTCCCGCGCCCAGCCCCGAGCGTCGACGACCCAGTCCTCGCCGCTTACCTCGGCCTCTCCTGGCGCGCTTTGCGCGAGCGGCCGGCGGCCACGGTCACGGTGGCGAGGCAGGGTCAGGGGGCAAGGGCTCTGGCCGGCACCGAGCGCAGGGCAGCGACAGGCCCGAGCTGGGCCGGAGCATGAGCCTGGCGCTGGGTGCTGTAACCGAGGAGGAGGCGGCTCGACTGCGGGCAGGAGCCCTGATGGCCCGACCACAGTCGCCCCAGTCTTCGGGGACCGGGAGGTGGCGTTCGCAGGAGGTGCTGGAGGGAGTGCCTCCGACCTTAGTGCAAGCCCCCATTGGCCTTAGCCCCCACCCGGAGGGCGGCCCCGGCTCTGGCCGTTTGGGTTTGCGCCGACGCTCCACAGCTCCAGACATCCCCAGCCTGGTGGGGGAGGCACCAGGGCCCGAGAGCAGCGCAGAGTTAGAGGCCAACGCTCTGCCCCATTCGGGGCCTGGGCCTCAGCCTTGGCAGGCAGGCACAGAGGCCATGGTGCTGCACTCTCAGCGGTAA